ACGGCGGCCCACGCGGAGGGAACGACGGTGTCGGCGAAGTACGCGGAGGAGAGATCTCGGAAGGTGAGGTGGCGCGTGAGCGCGTCCGGATAGCTCGAGTCGAACGCGGCACGCGCCTCGTCGAGTATCTGCTCCTGGGATCGGGTCAGGCTGACGTAGAGGATGCCGTCCGGGTAGACGAACGGGCCGGGGGCCGTGCCGAGGTAGATCCGGTGCTGGGAGGGATCCTCGCGGTGCTGCATGAGGTGGACGGCCGAGGTCAATGCGAACTCGGGGTGTCCCGCTCCGGGCTCTCCGAGGAGCAGAATGACCGATCCCGCCGGGACCCCGCCCGTCAGGTAATCGAGGTCGGGAACCCCGGTCGGCGCTCGGGCGGGTCCCCGAACGGCCTCGGAGGGCGTCGCAAGGACGGCGCCGGGGCCCATGAGGAATGGCCGGGGGGACTCGAGCGCCACGAACCTAAGCTCCGCGCGCTTCCAACCCCGATGCTCAGTATTTGTAGGTGCGGCTCCACTCGCGCCCGGGCTACCCGCTCGAGCCGATTTTCAGGAACTCCCGGAGCAGGACGGTCGCGTAGGCGCCCTTTGGGAGCGCGAACCGGAACCAGACTCCGTCTCCTCCCTCCGCCGAAGGGTCCGGAGAGATCCCGATGGGAGGCAGAGCCAGGGTCGCGGGACGCCACGATCCTGCGCTCGAGATGTCGGGGGTATGAGGAAGCTCGAACTCCTTTGGCGTGACCCGTTCGTCGGCGAGCACCCGATCGGCGAGCTCACCCGCCCGACCCGGGCGTCGCGGCGTCTCGAACCCGATGAGCGGGCCGGCGACGACCGCGCGTCCGCGGTGGACGAGATCGGCGCATTCCGGAACATTGTCTCGATCGACCGGGATCGCATCCTGCCCTCGCATTGTGCCGTCCCGGCCCACCCGCAGGATGTAGTCGCCCTCCTCGGGCACGTCCAGTGGGATCCCGAGTGAGCGGCGCAGGCTGACCCAGCGATTGAACAGGAGGGATTGGTAGGCATGGACGAAGAGCAGGCGAAGTTCGCGATTGAGCGCGCGGAAGGCGCGTTCGGGCGGATGGCCGTGGGCCAAGTGCTCGAGCATCGAGCGCTCGAACCGGTACTCGCGGGGGAAGTCGCGGAGGGCCCGCACCGCGTCGTGGTCCGCAGCATAGGCCGCGCGGGCGGGGGATCGGGAGGGATCGTCCCCGAGAGGAATCCGTGCGAGGTAGATCTCCACCGCCTCGTCCACTCGACCCTGAACGAGCGCGCGCCCGACCTCGTGGGTCACCGGACGGACCTCCCCGAAGCGCTGCAGGCCGAAGAGGTCCGGAAAGCGGCCGGCCTCTTCGAGCTCTCGGCGGACCGCGCCGTACGCCAGCACCGTCTCCTCCGACGACATCGGGAGGTCCGAGACGCGGATCTCGAACGAGTTCCCGTAATGGTGCCCCAGGGACAGTCCGTCCCGAGCTCGGTACGCCTCGAGGATCGTAGCATCGGCAAGATGGAGATCGGCCGCGGGCAGGGGACCCACGTAGGAGAACAGTCGTTCGGTGAGGGCGCGCCGATCCTTGGTCCCGGCCCACCGGACCGAATTCGGAGCGAGGCCGAGCCTGCGGGCGAGCGCGCTCGCGAGTTCGTGCTGTTCCCAGTTCCGGCTCTCGATCCGGACCACGACGAAGCGCCCGTCCGGTTCCGGAACCGGGTAGGCGGAGATCTCGCGTACGCGGAAGGATTCAGGGTTGGCTTTGAGGGTCCCCGGCACGCCGGGGGCGCGGGTCGCGTAGAACGCGAGCCCCACCGCCCGTTCATTCTCGGGGGGCTGGAGGTCCGCGCTCACGGCCCGCGCCACGAGGGGGTGGGTCTTTAGGGTGCGTGGCCGAGGTGGGCGGTCCGCGTAAGGCGCTTGCGGGCACGTGCGCGTCGCCTTCCCTCTGCGCATCCGAGGAACCGGGCTCGCTGGCAGCAGGCTCCCCGCGCGGCGGAGCGGTCGTTCCGCGAGTGTCGCGGCCCCAGCTTCGACGGGGGGCGGCCCGGTACGGTACGCGGAAGGAATGGTAGGGGATCGGGGCGAGCATGGCCATCCCGAACAGAACGATCCCGGCCGCGAGCGAGTAGGTGAGACCGACTCCGTAGGTCGAGAAGAGGTACCCTCCGGCCACCGTGCCGAACAATCCGCCAAGCCCGGCGATCGCGTTGTACAGGCCGAGAGCGCGGCCGCGCGCCGATCGACCGACCAGCCGCATCAGGAACAGCGTGCTCGCGGTGCTGATGAACGCCCACGTGACTCCGAGGAGGGCGTTCAACAACGTGAACCAACCCGTGAGCGCGGGACTGCCGTGTCCGAGGAGGATGTAGATCGGCCCCCACAGGAACAGGAGCATCAAGAGGACCCGGCCGAAGAGCGAGCCCAAGAACACCGACTTCGGCGAGCGGGCCTCGACCGCCCGGCCCGATTGGAAGAACAGTGCGGTCGCCGCCGCGCTGGACCCGAGGTAGACGATGAAGATCGACGCGTCGGACAGCTGAGCGTTCTGCCAGAGGAAGACCGGAAATGGTCCGTAGAACATGTCGAAGCCGACGCTCATCACCCCGAGGGCCGCGAGGAAGAGGACCTCGCGTCCCTTCAACCGCTCGACGGGACCCCGCGCGATGTCGACGATGTTGAGCACGCGCGAGCGGAAGTGGCGATAGCGTTCGACGACCCCGCGATGCAGATTGACGAGCTCGGCGACGGCACGTCGCTCGATGCGGCTCGTTGGCTCTTCGATCCAGGCCCACGCGATGATCGCGCCGACGACCGCGAGGATCCCGGAGAGGACGAGGAGCCCCGTCATCACCTGGACGGCGGACTGGTTGACCCCGATGACGAACAGCCAGACGATCCCGATGGCGAGCCCCACCGTCGTGCCGATCCCCGAGATGAGACCGAAGAGACCGATGTCCCCCGGCCACCATCGCTTGTGACGGGTTTCCAACAGGAGCATCGTGCCGATCGGCGCGCTCGCGGCGCAGGCGAGCCCTTCGACGATGTTGAGCCAGAAGTAGCTGGAGAGGTCCGGAGCGAACGCGATCCCGATGATGCTGAGGCCGGTGGCGAGGAACGATCCGACGAGGAAGTACTTCCGGTGGGCGACGCGATCGGAGAGGTTCCCCCACAGGATCGTGAACGGGACCTGGCTCATGCTGCTCGCGCCGATGATGATCGTGACGGCGAACGCGGAGGCTCCGAAGTGCTGGAGCGCGAGCAGCGGGATCAGCGGCGTTGCGATCCCGTCGGAGATGGCGAGCGGGAGGTAGGCGAGGAACCAGAGATCGCTGCTCGAGGGTCGGATCGGTTGGTGGATGGTGATGTCGACCACGACCGCCGCCCAGTGCCCTTCGGACGAATGCTTCGATTTTGGGGCCGAGGCATAAAGCGTCCGTTACTCAGGAAGCAGAGCGGCGCCGGACCGCGGCACGCCTCCTCTAGGCCACGGGAACGCCGAGCTCGTGCAGGAGGGAGCGATGCTCCTCCTTGGAGATCCAGTCGACCTTGAGGTAGTCGCGCAGGTACTCGTCCGAGACATCGAACCGGCGGGCCTCTTCCACCACGAACCGGTACGCTTCGACCTCCGTCCATCGCTGGGTATACCCCACGGACCGATCGTACAGGTCGGCCCCGTCCCGACGTTGGCGGACGTGGCAGAGCTCGTGGTAGATGTCCATGAACAGCATGGTCGCCGAGCTTTCCCGGAGGTGGGCGGCGCCGACGACGATGCAGTCGGACGCCGGCGAGACCACCGGCTTCCAGCCGCGCGGAGCGCCCGGGAACTTCTTCTTCGGAGCGACGTACATCCACATGTCGTCGGCGACGAGCTCGATCTCCGTGGACCGGAACAGCTCCGCGCGCTTGTCCGCATCCGGCTCGAGCCGACGGGCGGTCGGCAGTCGATCGAGGGTCGGGAAGACCCCGAGGATCGGGTGTCGACCCATGGGGAGCTCCCGCCGGATCTCGAATTCCTTCGGGGGTTCCCCTCGCGGTGAGGCCGGCTTCGCAGAGGGAGACATCGACAGGAGCCGAACCGCTTCCCCTGATAAAATCCACCGGACGGGTTCGTGAGCGGCCGCACCCTGGGACCGATTGCCCTCCTATACCTTCGAATCCTAGCCCCGATGGAGATCGAATGCCGCCCCCGCTCACCTTTGCGCGCGTACCGGGCGTTCGACTCGGCCACGCGACGACGCCCGACGGCGCGAGCGGCGTGACGGTGGTCCGATTCGACCGCGCCCGTCCCGTGGTCGTCGACGTGCGGGGAGGAGCGTCGGCGACGTACGACATCGCATCGCTCGC
This window of the Thermoplasmata archaeon genome carries:
- the truD gene encoding tRNA pseudouridine(13) synthase TruD yields the protein MSADLQPPENERAVGLAFYATRAPGVPGTLKANPESFRVREISAYPVPEPDGRFVVVRIESRNWEQHELASALARRLGLAPNSVRWAGTKDRRALTERLFSYVGPLPAADLHLADATILEAYRARDGLSLGHHYGNSFEIRVSDLPMSSEETVLAYGAVRRELEEAGRFPDLFGLQRFGEVRPVTHEVGRALVQGRVDEAVEIYLARIPLGDDPSRSPARAAYAADHDAVRALRDFPREYRFERSMLEHLAHGHPPERAFRALNRELRLLFVHAYQSLLFNRWVSLRRSLGIPLDVPEEGDYILRVGRDGTMRGQDAIPVDRDNVPECADLVHRGRAVVAGPLIGFETPRRPGRAGELADRVLADERVTPKEFELPHTPDISSAGSWRPATLALPPIGISPDPSAEGGDGVWFRFALPKGAYATVLLREFLKIGSSG
- a CDS encoding MFS transporter; the protein is MVDITIHQPIRPSSSDLWFLAYLPLAISDGIATPLIPLLALQHFGASAFAVTIIIGASSMSQVPFTILWGNLSDRVAHRKYFLVGSFLATGLSIIGIAFAPDLSSYFWLNIVEGLACAASAPIGTMLLLETRHKRWWPGDIGLFGLISGIGTTVGLAIGIVWLFVIGVNQSAVQVMTGLLVLSGILAVVGAIIAWAWIEEPTSRIERRAVAELVNLHRGVVERYRHFRSRVLNIVDIARGPVERLKGREVLFLAALGVMSVGFDMFYGPFPVFLWQNAQLSDASIFIVYLGSSAAATALFFQSGRAVEARSPKSVFLGSLFGRVLLMLLFLWGPIYILLGHGSPALTGWFTLLNALLGVTWAFISTASTLFLMRLVGRSARGRALGLYNAIAGLGGLFGTVAGGYLFSTYGVGLTYSLAAGIVLFGMAMLAPIPYHSFRVPYRAAPRRSWGRDTRGTTAPPRGEPAASEPGSSDAQREGDAHVPASALRGPPTSATHPKDPPPRGAGRERGPPAPRE